A genome region from Bradyrhizobium sp. WSM1417 includes the following:
- the metF gene encoding methylenetetrahydrofolate reductase [NAD(P)H]: MTDATMPAHTDGQDGYLKRPAISFEFFPPKTEDMERNLWDTINRLAPLDPKFVSVTYGAGGSTRERTHSTISRILKETALLPAAHLTCVGASRGEIDDIVDRYHEVGVRHIVGLRGDPPGGIGTAYSSHPDGYQSSADLVAGIKKRHGDIEVSVSAYPEKHPEARDFDDDIDTLQAKVDAGATRAITQVFFDNDLYFRYLDRVRARGINIPIVPGIMPMHNFKQARAFVTRAGTSVPDWFAAKFEGLDEDAETRKLVAATVAAGQVQKLAKHGVDTFHFYTMNRADLVFAISHLLGIRAKSAQKAA, encoded by the coding sequence ATGACTGACGCGACGATGCCTGCCCACACCGACGGGCAAGACGGGTACCTGAAGCGGCCTGCGATTTCCTTCGAGTTCTTTCCGCCCAAGACCGAAGATATGGAGCGCAATCTCTGGGACACCATCAACCGGCTGGCCCCGCTCGACCCGAAATTCGTCTCGGTCACCTATGGCGCCGGCGGCTCGACCCGTGAGCGCACCCATTCTACCATCTCGCGCATCCTGAAAGAAACCGCGCTGCTGCCGGCCGCGCATCTGACCTGCGTCGGCGCCTCGCGCGGGGAGATCGACGACATCGTCGACCGCTATCACGAGGTCGGCGTGCGCCACATCGTGGGCCTGCGCGGCGATCCTCCGGGCGGCATCGGCACGGCCTATTCCAGCCATCCCGACGGTTACCAGAGCTCCGCCGACCTCGTCGCCGGCATCAAGAAGCGGCACGGCGATATCGAGGTGTCGGTCTCGGCTTACCCTGAGAAGCATCCCGAGGCGCGCGACTTCGACGATGACATCGACACTCTGCAGGCCAAGGTGGATGCAGGTGCGACCCGCGCGATCACGCAGGTGTTCTTCGATAACGACCTCTATTTCCGCTATCTCGACCGCGTGCGCGCGCGTGGGATCAACATCCCGATCGTGCCGGGCATCATGCCCATGCACAATTTCAAGCAGGCGAGAGCCTTCGTCACCCGCGCCGGGACCTCCGTGCCGGACTGGTTCGCCGCGAAATTCGAGGGGCTCGACGAAGACGCCGAGACCCGCAAGCTGGTGGCGGCGACCGTCGCGGCCGGCCAGGTGCAGAAGCTCGCGAAGCACGGCGTCGACACCTTCCATTTCTACACCATGAACCGCGCCGATCTCGTGTTCGCGATCAGCCATTTGCTCGGCATCCGCGCCAAGAGCGCGCAGAAGGCGGCTTAA